A single region of the Phosphitispora fastidiosa genome encodes:
- a CDS encoding macro domain-containing protein → VDGAIHRAAGPGLLAECRALPQVRPGVRCPTGEARITSGHGLKAPWVIHTVGPVWRGGDHGEPALLGACYRSVLALARQH, encoded by the coding sequence CGTCGACGGCGCCATTCACCGCGCTGCCGGTCCCGGCCTGCTGGCAGAATGCCGCGCTCTGCCGCAGGTCCGTCCCGGCGTGCGCTGCCCCACCGGCGAAGCGCGCATCACTTCCGGTCACGGGCTGAAGGCGCCTTGGGTGATTCACACCGTCGGCCCGGTGTGGCGCGGCGGCGATCACGGCGAGCCCGCGCTGCTGGGCGCCTGCTATCGCAGCGTCCTGGCGCTGGCGCGGCAGCAC